A genomic segment from Stappia indica encodes:
- a CDS encoding NAD(P)H-dependent oxidoreductase, with product MRVLVIFCHPAADSFAAALCKAAVETLGAAGHETRLTDLYACGFDPVMQESEWRRYADPAVNRDPVAEHVDDILWAEALLFVYPTWWYGLPAMLKGYLDRVWIPHVTFDIPTETTGTRPRMQHIRKIAVVTTCGASWLVSKVIGEPGRKTVLRGIRALCHPWCRVRYLAHYKMDTSTDDSRRRYLEKVKRKLARW from the coding sequence ATGCGCGTCCTTGTGATCTTCTGCCATCCCGCTGCGGACAGCTTTGCCGCAGCCCTGTGCAAGGCGGCGGTGGAAACACTTGGCGCCGCTGGCCACGAGACGCGCCTTACCGACCTTTATGCATGCGGGTTCGATCCCGTGATGCAGGAGAGCGAATGGCGGCGCTACGCCGATCCGGCGGTCAACCGGGATCCGGTCGCCGAGCATGTCGACGACATCCTGTGGGCCGAGGCGCTGCTCTTCGTCTACCCGACCTGGTGGTACGGGCTGCCGGCGATGCTCAAGGGCTATCTGGACCGGGTCTGGATCCCCCATGTCACCTTCGATATTCCCACGGAGACAACCGGCACGCGGCCGCGCATGCAGCACATCCGCAAGATCGCGGTGGTCACGACCTGCGGCGCGTCGTGGCTGGTGTCGAAGGTGATCGGCGAGCCGGGCCGCAAGACCGTGTTGCGTGGCATCCGGGCCCTGTGCCATCCGTGGTGCCGGGTTCGCTATCTTGCCCACTACAAGATGGACACCTCCACCGACGACAGTCGCAGGCGCTATCTTGAGAAAGTGAAACGCA
- a CDS encoding NAD(P)H-dependent oxidoreductase: protein MRVLLIHAHPVEESFSTALKNEALRVLVAAGHSVEECDLYAKGFDPVLSREERLAYHDVERNREPVADYVEQLMRAEAIVLVYPVWNFGFPAILKGYFDRVFLPGVSFRMRDGKVVPNLQHIRRLVAVTTYGGSRLRACLVGDPPRKLVRRVLRALIAPTGRLSYLALYDMNRIDEAGRKAFVARVTAELERL from the coding sequence TTGCGCGTGCTGCTCATCCATGCGCATCCGGTGGAGGAAAGCTTCTCCACCGCGCTGAAGAACGAGGCCCTGCGGGTGCTCGTGGCCGCGGGGCATTCGGTCGAGGAATGCGATCTTTACGCCAAGGGCTTCGACCCGGTCCTCAGCCGGGAGGAGCGGCTCGCCTATCACGATGTGGAGCGTAACCGCGAACCGGTGGCGGACTATGTCGAGCAGTTGATGCGGGCGGAGGCGATCGTGCTCGTCTACCCGGTCTGGAACTTCGGCTTTCCGGCGATCCTGAAGGGTTATTTCGACCGGGTGTTCCTGCCCGGCGTTTCCTTCCGCATGCGCGACGGCAAGGTCGTGCCCAACCTCCAGCATATTCGCAGGCTCGTGGCGGTGACGACCTATGGCGGCAGCCGGCTGCGAGCCTGCCTGGTCGGCGATCCGCCGCGCAAGCTGGTGCGAAGAGTGCTGCGGGCGCTGATCGCGCCGACCGGGCGGCTGTCCTATCTGGCGCTCTATGACATGAACCGGATCGACGAGGCCGGGCGGAAGGCTTTCGTCGCGCGCGTTACTGCGGAACTCGAGAGGCTTTGA
- a CDS encoding FAD-binding oxidoreductase — MHDIAALKTALEGLAIEDNPQIVRQKSRDFFWYSPVLKRQLEDVTADIVVSARSQDDVIRVLKACYELNIPVTTRGAGTGNYGQAMPLSGGVVLSLAEMNQVLETGRGFVRAEAGAIMYAIDEAVRPTGQELRMHPSTYRTATIGGFIAGGSGGVGSINWGGLRDFGNIISLKVVTMEAEPRVLTLSGEDMHKVSHAYGTNGIITEVTVPLTAAYDWVDVLVGFDDFAGAARYADAIANQDGILTKEIAPIAAPLPHDYFLRHRKFLRSDQSVCALMVAPFAMDALDAFTRRQKGAEVVYRSDLASEEESKGLPPVYELTWNHTTLRGLRVDPTITYLQVLYPFPDHVQKAVKLAEMFGDEVPGHLEFVRFDGKITCFGLPVVRYTTEERLNEIIRIHEDLGCPIFNPHRYTLEEGGMKQTDAVQLAFKAEADPKGLLNPGKMIAWENPDFDFSAEQTFLFPGLAR, encoded by the coding sequence ATGCATGACATCGCCGCGCTCAAGACCGCCCTGGAAGGTCTGGCGATCGAGGACAACCCGCAGATCGTGCGGCAGAAGAGCCGTGATTTCTTCTGGTACTCGCCGGTTCTCAAGCGCCAGCTCGAGGACGTCACCGCCGATATCGTCGTCAGCGCCCGCAGCCAGGACGACGTGATCCGCGTGCTGAAGGCCTGCTACGAGCTGAATATCCCGGTCACGACGCGCGGTGCCGGCACGGGCAACTATGGCCAGGCCATGCCGCTGTCCGGCGGCGTGGTGCTGAGCCTTGCCGAGATGAACCAGGTTCTGGAGACGGGGCGCGGCTTCGTGCGGGCAGAGGCCGGCGCGATCATGTACGCCATCGACGAGGCCGTGCGTCCCACGGGGCAGGAACTGCGCATGCACCCGTCCACCTACCGGACGGCAACCATCGGCGGCTTCATCGCCGGCGGTTCGGGCGGTGTCGGGTCGATCAACTGGGGCGGCCTCAGGGATTTCGGCAACATCATCTCGCTGAAGGTGGTGACGATGGAGGCCGAGCCGCGCGTGCTGACGCTGTCCGGCGAGGACATGCACAAGGTCAGCCACGCCTATGGCACCAACGGCATCATCACCGAGGTGACGGTGCCGCTGACGGCAGCCTATGATTGGGTCGATGTGCTGGTCGGCTTCGACGATTTCGCCGGCGCGGCGCGCTATGCCGATGCGATCGCCAATCAGGACGGCATCCTGACCAAGGAGATCGCGCCTATCGCCGCGCCGTTGCCGCACGACTATTTCCTGCGGCATCGCAAGTTCCTGCGCTCGGACCAGTCCGTCTGCGCGCTCATGGTGGCGCCCTTCGCGATGGATGCCCTCGATGCGTTCACCCGCCGCCAGAAGGGAGCGGAGGTCGTCTATCGCTCGGATCTGGCGAGCGAGGAGGAGAGCAAGGGGCTGCCGCCGGTCTATGAGCTGACGTGGAACCACACAACGCTGCGCGGTCTGCGGGTCGATCCCACGATCACCTACCTGCAGGTGCTCTATCCGTTCCCCGATCATGTGCAGAAGGCGGTGAAGCTTGCCGAGATGTTCGGCGACGAGGTTCCCGGTCATCTGGAGTTCGTGCGCTTCGACGGCAAGATCACCTGCTTCGGCCTGCCGGTGGTGCGCTACACGACCGAGGAGCGGCTCAACGAGATCATCCGCATCCACGAGGATCTCGGCTGCCCGATCTTCAATCCGCATCGCTACACGCTCGAAGAAGGCGGCATGAAGCAGACCGATGCGGTGCAACTGGCCTTCAAGGCCGAGGCCGACCCCAAGGGCCTGCTCAACCCGGGGAAGATGATCGCCTGGGAAAACCCGGATTTCGACTTCTCGGCCGAGCAGACATTCCTGTTCCCCGGCCTCGCACGATAG